CGTTGTACTGAAAATCGTTCTTGTGTTTTTCAAACGATGGAATCACAGAAGCAAAAATGCTGATGAAGTAGAGCAGGAAGAAAAAAACTTCTCCCTTCATTGTTCCGAATACATCAACAAAAATTTCTTCCACCATGCTGCCGAACAAATACAGCACATACATGTTCATGGCAAGATGAATCCAATCAGCATGAAGGAGCGCGTGCGTGAGAAAGCGGTACCATTCTTTATGGGTGCGGATGATGCTCGGGTTGAAAAGCATTTTTGAAAATACATTTCTGTTTTGAAACGCAGAAATAGAAACAAGGCAAGTGAGGGCGATGAGGGAGAGCGTGAGCATACGAAGGCAAAGATAAAAGTAATGG
This Bacteroidota bacterium DNA region includes the following protein-coding sequences:
- a CDS encoding rhomboid family intramembrane serine protease: MLTLSLIALTCLVSISAFQNRNVFSKMLFNPSIIRTHKEWYRFLTHALLHADWIHLAMNMYVLYLFGSMVEEIFVDVFGTMKGEVFFFLLYFISIFASVIPSFEKHKNDFQYNAVGASGAVSAVVFSSILLNPWMSLSLMFIPIPIPAPIFGILYLVYCRYAANHAKDNVAHDVHYWGSLFGVVFTIIVLPSTVPQLIDAVRNIF